One genomic segment of Erysipelotrichaceae bacterium 66202529 includes these proteins:
- a CDS encoding regulator codes for MLYYSKGTVVGMKKEQINSCIELTKEIMNRHYQGNLAFVAEQLHKNCMWIGSNADEFYQGKDSIIAVLKRDAEKLPHIQLTSQEYMCASHDTHECIIMGRYIGVTSAASGEIYRDMQRVTFVWKEEKGKLSVIHMHVSNPLNNVVKGEAFPNQLASYTKEYLDMLVNREVEKKGTITVKDQQNRYHVVQVSDILYCEAFNMNSILHMKNDIFARITLVELEEQLKEKGNGMFCRIHKSYLVNRYHVLSLKRYELTIRGNHHVPVSKQHYNEIREWVQR; via the coding sequence ATGTTGTATTACAGTAAAGGGACGGTAGTAGGGATGAAGAAGGAACAGATCAATAGCTGTATTGAGCTGACAAAGGAAATTATGAATCGGCATTATCAGGGAAATCTTGCTTTTGTAGCGGAGCAGCTTCATAAAAACTGTATGTGGATCGGATCGAATGCGGATGAGTTTTATCAGGGGAAGGACAGTATTATCGCCGTGTTGAAAAGAGATGCAGAGAAGCTTCCGCATATACAGCTCACCTCACAGGAATATATGTGTGCAAGTCATGATACGCATGAATGTATTATCATGGGGCGCTATATCGGGGTGACCAGTGCAGCCAGCGGAGAAATATATCGCGATATGCAGAGGGTAACCTTTGTGTGGAAAGAGGAAAAAGGAAAACTTTCTGTAATTCATATGCATGTTTCAAATCCCTTAAACAATGTAGTCAAGGGAGAGGCGTTTCCCAATCAGCTTGCTTCCTATACGAAGGAATATCTGGATATGCTTGTCAACAGGGAGGTAGAGAAAAAAGGAACGATAACTGTGAAGGATCAACAAAATCGTTATCATGTGGTACAGGTCAGTGACATCCTTTATTGTGAGGCATTCAATATGAACAGTATCCTTCATATGAAAAATGATATATTTGCGAGGATAACATTGGTCGAGCTGGAGGAGCAGCTGAAAGAGAAGGGGAACGGAATGTTCTGCAGGATCCATAAAAGCTATTTGGTAAACCGTTATCACGTACTTTCATTAAAACGATATGAGCTTACAATCAGGGGGAACCACCATGTTCCGGTATCAAAACAGCATTACAATGAAATCAGAGAGTGGGTGCAGAGATAA